A segment of the Solanum lycopersicum chromosome 9, SLM_r2.1 genome:
ttaccaaaccgcatcacaccCTTcgtgggtgaaaccttcagcaagacttgttcaccctccataaaatccaagtctctaaccttccgatctgcatattccttctgcctactctgagctgctaaaagcttttcttgaataaatttcactttctccaatgaTTCCCTCataagatcagtaccccaaggtctaacctcaaatgtatcaaaccaaccaatgggagacctatatCTTTTCCCATACaacgcctcaaatggggccatatcaatactcgaatgatagctattattgtacgaaaactctgctaagggtaagaatttatcccaatgaccaccaaattctatcacacttgcatgaagcatatcctccaacacctgaatcgttcactcagaccgaccatcggtctgagggtgaaatgcagtattAAGATCCagcctagtacctaattcagcatgtaatgttctccaaaacaaagaattaaattgtgtacctctatctgatatgatggaaagtggaactccatgcaatcgaacaatttctgagatatagagtttggcaaACTtatctgcattgtaagtcatcttgaccggaatgaagtgagcagacttagttaaactatgaacaattacccaaatagaatcaaacttacccaatgtctttggaagaccaactacgaaatccattgacattctttcccacttccattcaggaatgggcattctttgaagAGTCCTTtaaggcctctggtgttcatactttacttgctgacaattcgggcattgggtaacaaaatcaacaatgtcacgcttcattctactctaccaaaaatgttgctttagatcacgatacatcttggttgcaccaggatgaatggaatacctcgaactatgagcctctgtaagaatagtgtgagtCAAACCATCAACATGAGGAACACATACtgttcccttaattctcaagtcgccttcctcatcaattattgcctctttagcctctcctcgcaataccatatctcgaattcggctcagcttctcatcagcaaactgttttcccttagtattgtcaagaaaggaagatctttccTCCACaaaggccaaaaatcctcctttctctagtactgccagcctcataaagtcctTAGCCAGAGTCTAAACCTCTAtagccaatgggcat
Coding sequences within it:
- the LOC138338499 gene encoding uncharacterized protein, with protein sequence MAPFEALYGKRYRSPIGWFDTFEVRPWGTDLMRESLEKVKFIQEKLLAAQSRQKEYADRKVRDLDFMEGEQVLLKVSPTKGVMRFGKRDREVLKLRSKEIASIKVQWKNRPIEDSTWESENDMLHERYPHLFSNSGVCSGLSRLNIHCLKSSISAARRSLQFE